In one window of Toxotes jaculatrix isolate fToxJac2 chromosome 10, fToxJac2.pri, whole genome shotgun sequence DNA:
- the LOC121188524 gene encoding BTB/POZ domain-containing protein KCTD16-like, which translates to MALSENCKTQPAKEQGSVQNPPSDVIELNVGGQVYYTRHATLTSFPNSLLGKLFSNKKGSSNDLSRDLRGRYFIDRDGFLFRYVLDYLRDKQVVLPDHFPERGRLKREAEYFQLPDLAKLLSCEESKLVPDDLYYSDLDDASQGSDQRFYPSYSLDRRYGYITVAFKGVCAAGGRESQTDAKAKKLPRIFISSRIGLAKEVFGDALNENRDTDRPPDRYTCRFYLKFRHLERAFDMLSESGFHIVACNSSLTASSIGHYADDRVWSNYAQYIFYRGPSRWSSSHCDCCCKSHKSEREGESGTSLNDLSTSCSETQSEASSPQGTVICGPVRRQPNIQTLDRPKVPVHMLQQAEMRRKTDMLRVRTFGVREREAAKRKANKEKMTPEQELEKCIQDFRRIRIPDRFPERKYMWQSELLRKYRL; encoded by the exons atggcactGAGCGAAAACTGCAAAACGCAACCTGCAAAAGAGCAAGGCTCAGTGCAAAACCCTCCATCGGATGTTATTGAGCTAAACGTGGGTGGACAGGTGTATTACACTCGCCATGCCACCTTGACAAGCTTTCCAAATTCCTTACTTGGGAAGCTGTTCTCTAACAAGAAGGGGTCTTCAAACGACTTGTCCCGGGACCTTAGAGGACGCTATTTCATTGACAGAGATGGTTTTCTGTTTCGGTATGTACTGGATTATCTTAGAGACAAGCAAGTTGTTCTCCCCGACCACTTCCCTGAGAGGGGAAGGTTGAAAAGAGAAGCGGAATACTTCCAGCTGCCAGATTTGGCCAAACTTTTGTCCTGCGAGGAATCAAAACTAGTTCCAGACGACTTGTACTACAGTGATTTGGATGATGCGTCGCAGGGCAGCGACCAGAGGTTTTACCCCTCTTACTCCTTGGACAGGAGGTATGGCTACATCACAGTCGCTTTCAAAGGCGTTTGCGCGGcgggaggaagagagagtcaAACTGATGCCAAGGCCAAAAAGTTGCCGCggatcttcatcagcagcaggatCGGCTTGGCGAAAGAGGTTTTTGGAGACGCCCTGAATGAGAACAGGGACACGGATAGACCACCGGACCGTTACACCTGCCGATTTTACCTCAAGTTCAGGCACCTGGAGAGAGCTTTCGACATGCTGTCGGAGAGCGGCTTTCACATTGTGGCCTGCAATTCGTCCCTGACTGCGTCCTCCATCGGTCATTACGCGGATGACAGGGTCTGGTCCAATTACGCACAGTACATCTTCTACC GTGGACCCTCACGGTGGTCATCCTCTCACTGTGACTGCTGCTGCAAGAGCCACAAAAGTGAGCGTGAAGGAGAGAGCGGCACTTCTTTGAATGACCTCTCCACTTCCTGTTCTGAGACCCAGTCAGAGGCCAGTTCTCCTCAAGGAACCGTGATTTGTGGCCCTGTGAGACGGCAGCCCAACATCCAGACTCTGGACCGTCCCAAAGTACCAGTTCACATGCTGCAGCAGGCAGAGATGCGCCGCAAGACTGACATGCTCCGTGTGAGAACCTTCGGGGTCCGGGAACGTGAAGCCGCAAAGAGGAAAGCGAATAAGGAGAAGATGACTCcagagcaggagctggagaaatGCATCCAGGACTTCCGGCGCATTAGGATTCCTGATCGCTTTCCGGAGAGGAAGTATATGTGGCAATCAGAGCTCCTGAGAAAGTATCGTCTCTAA